In Xyrauchen texanus isolate HMW12.3.18 chromosome 27, RBS_HiC_50CHRs, whole genome shotgun sequence, one genomic interval encodes:
- the LOC127621203 gene encoding uncharacterized protein LOC127621203, translating into MSGLLTSSVLLIFSLMLFQIHILEAKPLTAMHGGGRNFDIQAGGVRLRRDLRDSVPYEAQMMSYPGADFKVRSNDLYYQPEAMRSQGLGQALQRLMENDQRREQEAAYLASLMRLLNEAQNNGQEDEGDFQGPYPADYDETEEAISMAKPQASWQGLLDPQLTQTLLNRYKQERMMQAGIAPTGNRIPEREQDKDQEMLRYLVEKILSSLASGGNQAGPSNQRAKRDLGAVSSMERTGGSVLKRARRFLDSVPVSSPQAEASLLRVKRLDDDLDDEGVIVQSNRTPHVGLQRMKRIDTDLPPPKKPNRIRRALTYDPNLIAQHILQYIPA; encoded by the exons ATGTCGGGCCTTCTGACCAGCTCTGTTCTTCTCATCTTCTCCCTAATGCTGTTCCAGATCCACATACTAGAGGCAAag CCTCTCACCGCCATGCATGGGGGTGGTCGCAACTTCGACATCCAGGCTGGTGGAGTACGTCTTCGAAGAGATCTCCGCGATTCAGTACCTTACGAAGCCCAGATGATGTCATACCCTGGAGCTGACTTCAAGGTTCGGAGCAATGATCTGTACTACCAACCAGAGGCCATGAGATCTCAAGGTCTCGGACAAGCCCTCCAGAGATTGATGGAAAATGACCAGAGGCGGGAACAGGAAGCCGCTTATCTTGCTTCATTGATGCGTCTCCTTAACGAGGCCCAGAATAACGGGCAGGAGGATGAAGGGGATTTCCAGGGACCATACCCTGCGGACTATGATGAGACCGAGGAGGCCATAAGCATGGCTAAGCCCCAGGCATCATGGCAAGGCCTTCTGGATCCTCAGCTTACTCAGACCCTACTCAACCGCTACAAGCAGGAGAGAATGATGCAGGCTGGAATTGCTCCGACCGGCAACAGGATTCCTGAAAGAGAGCAGGATAAAGATCAAGAGATGCTTAG GTACCTCGTTGAGAAAATCCTCTCCAGTTTGGCATCGGGTGGAAACCAGGCAGGCCCTTCAAACCAGCGTGCTAAACGAGACCTGGGTGCCGTTTCCAGCATGGAGAGAACCGGAGGCTCCGTACTAAAACGAGCTCGGCGCTTCCTGGACTCCGTCCCCGTATCCTCCCCCCAGGCCGAGGCCTCGCTCTTGAGGGTGAAAAGGCTTGACGATGACCTCGATGATGAAGGGGTCATAGTGCAGAGCAACAGAACGCCACACGTCGGACTACAGAGGATGAAACGCATAGACACTGACCTGCCGCCCCCTAAAAAACCCAACCGCATACGCAGAGCGCTGACCTATGACCCCAATCTGATAGCACAGCACATTCTGCAGTACATACCAGCCTAA